A section of the Alkalicoccobacillus plakortidis genome encodes:
- a CDS encoding diacylglycerol kinase — translation MKTARLIYNPTSGREQIRKNLAYVMERLEKAGYETSAHATTPEEGCAKRAARRAAERGYDLVIAAGGDGTIFEVVNGLAELDDRPMLGIIPAGTTNDFARALGISKDITKACDVLCGDHIEPIDIGKMNDKYFINIAAAGALTELTYEVPIKLKTLVGQLAYYIKGLEKLPQISPTSVRIEYDGKLFEGDIMMFLIANTNSVGGFEKLAPHASLQDGMFDFLIVKKTTFAEFIQVGGLALRGEHINHPKVMYIQANRIKVEVLDGDAEMKLNLDGERGGSLQAEFVNLYRHFQMLTPAARDQKKLENVETDQ, via the coding sequence ATGAAAACAGCACGTTTAATATATAATCCAACCTCAGGACGCGAGCAGATTCGTAAGAACTTAGCCTATGTCATGGAACGACTTGAAAAAGCGGGATACGAAACCTCGGCTCACGCTACTACACCAGAAGAAGGCTGTGCCAAGCGTGCAGCTAGACGTGCAGCAGAACGTGGGTATGATTTAGTGATTGCAGCCGGTGGGGATGGTACGATTTTTGAAGTAGTAAACGGATTGGCGGAGCTTGATGATCGCCCGATGCTTGGCATCATTCCAGCAGGAACAACAAATGATTTTGCCCGTGCACTTGGTATATCGAAGGATATCACCAAAGCGTGTGATGTGTTGTGTGGCGATCATATTGAACCAATCGATATTGGAAAAATGAACGATAAATATTTTATTAATATTGCCGCAGCAGGAGCACTGACTGAGCTTACTTATGAAGTGCCAATTAAGTTGAAGACTCTTGTTGGACAACTGGCCTATTATATCAAAGGACTAGAGAAGCTACCTCAAATTTCGCCAACTTCCGTTCGCATTGAATATGACGGGAAGCTTTTTGAAGGCGACATCATGATGTTTTTGATTGCTAATACCAACTCAGTAGGTGGTTTTGAGAAGCTTGCACCACACGCGTCATTGCAGGATGGTATGTTTGACTTTTTAATCGTCAAAAAAACCACTTTTGCCGAGTTCATTCAAGTCGGTGGCCTTGCCTTGCGTGGTGAACACATTAACCATCCAAAGGTGATGTACATTCAAGCCAACCGTATTAAAGTCGAAGTACTCGACGGAGACGCGGAAATGAAGTTAAATCTAGACGGTGAACGAGGCGGTAGCCTCCAAGCCGAATTCGTCAACTTATACAGACACTTTCAAATGCTCACACCAGCAGCACGTGATCAGAAAAAGCTAGAAAACGTAGAAACCGACCAATGA
- a CDS encoding alpha/beta fold hydrolase has protein sequence MTKQKIDKDKQKEMFIEVNDFQLYAKLLGEKIDKSTVIMDAGYGDYSKTWKHIAPEISKLTEVLIYDRAGLGKSGISSKKRTSKEMVLELHELLSNMELKPPYILVGHSFGGINMRLFATEYPNEVNGLVLIDSTPENYKDKFLPTMPKEFQEAYQKQFTSESTYSEFMESLKQVKEARRKLTVQLVVISAGKKDHYSEASQELWNDMQKELLSLSTKSDFIIAEYSTHYVQSDKPEIVINAIKALVDK, from the coding sequence ATGACGAAGCAGAAGATAGATAAAGACAAACAAAAAGAGATGTTTATTGAGGTAAATGATTTTCAACTTTATGCAAAGTTACTTGGAGAGAAAATAGACAAATCAACCGTCATCATGGATGCGGGTTACGGTGATTATTCAAAAACATGGAAACACATTGCTCCTGAGATTTCAAAGTTAACTGAAGTGCTTATTTATGATAGAGCGGGTTTAGGAAAGAGTGGAATTAGCTCAAAGAAAAGAACAAGTAAGGAAATGGTATTAGAATTACATGAATTACTTTCTAATATGGAACTCAAGCCTCCTTATATTTTAGTTGGTCATTCTTTTGGTGGAATTAATATGCGTCTATTTGCAACGGAGTATCCAAATGAAGTGAATGGATTAGTATTGATTGATTCGACACCAGAAAATTATAAGGATAAATTCCTTCCAACCATGCCAAAAGAATTTCAAGAAGCATATCAAAAGCAATTCACATCAGAAAGTACTTACAGTGAATTTATGGAAAGCTTAAAACAAGTGAAAGAAGCAAGAAGAAAACTTACAGTGCAACTTGTCGTAATATCCGCGGGAAAAAAAGATCATTATTCTGAAGCATCTCAGGAACTATGGAACGACATGCAAAAAGAACTGTTATCATTATCAACGAAAAGTGATTTTATCATTGCGGAATATAGCACACATTATGTTCAATCTGATAAACCTGAAATTGTAATTAATGCGATAAAAGCTTTAGTTGATAAATAG
- a CDS encoding plasmid pRiA4b ORF-3 family protein, giving the protein MSNEREYYQVKITLNDIKPAIWRRVLVPSGITFHKFHKVIQAAFDWQDYHLFSFQFPDFLIKEPDMEFQLHEDERHPKRTKIDTVFNQHKTFIYEYDFGDSWQHKVVVEKIVIVDEEKHTPICIDGAKNRPPEDVGGPDGYEEFRKVISDPTHEDYNFMLLWAEKDTGGRKFDPNYFYLNEINRKLNRIKC; this is encoded by the coding sequence ATGAGTAATGAAAGAGAATATTATCAGGTCAAGATTACGTTAAATGATATTAAACCAGCAATTTGGAGAAGAGTGCTGGTTCCGAGTGGAATTACGTTTCACAAATTTCATAAGGTAATTCAAGCTGCATTTGATTGGCAGGATTATCACTTATTTTCATTTCAGTTTCCAGATTTTCTTATTAAAGAACCTGATATGGAATTTCAATTGCATGAAGACGAGAGACATCCAAAAAGAACAAAGATTGATACTGTTTTCAATCAACATAAAACGTTTATATATGAATACGATTTTGGTGATTCGTGGCAGCATAAAGTAGTTGTTGAAAAAATTGTTATTGTTGATGAAGAAAAACATACTCCAATTTGTATCGATGGTGCCAAAAATCGCCCTCCAGAAGATGTTGGTGGTCCTGATGGCTACGAGGAATTCAGAAAGGTTATAAGTGATCCTACTCATGAGGATTACAATTTCATGTTACTCTGGGCTGAAAAAGATACGGGTGGACGGAAATTTGATCCTAACTATTTTTATCTGAATGAAATAAACCGGAAATTAAATAGAATTAAATGTTAA
- a CDS encoding YhgE/Pip domain-containing protein translates to MNTFKQLLKQPTTKAGIIIALVFQIVFFCVWLTAYDGVQERITELDVALVNEDTEAGMMIADQIEQNLPLTIDTTLTEAEAEEALQERTIQMIVHIPNDFTEKLSSDEKAEITYSINQASATVGKQALEQIATKLTTTINEQVAAQQLAMGGEQFVSQLSDSGLPEQAVTTIQEQLSATLDQVDLAPITADINRVNETEGFAATMIPMMLVLASFVGSMTMNMQIQVSVMGLARKGLNKWSVFWSRQLLNVLVSAGLAFLTYGLIAIFDISVTLPFWTVWFYQFLVFLSFLLVSQTFLILLGPAGMMGNIVLLSMQLVTSGVIVPVAMLSPFYQTISSILPATYAADGYFTVIFGGTGVTQEFLPLLMIMAVVLIISVGRVALQKHPEHQKALIQPSK, encoded by the coding sequence ATGAATACTTTTAAACAATTACTTAAACAACCAACAACAAAAGCAGGAATTATTATTGCTCTTGTGTTTCAGATTGTCTTTTTCTGCGTCTGGCTGACAGCTTATGATGGCGTACAAGAGAGAATAACGGAACTTGATGTAGCGCTAGTAAATGAAGATACCGAAGCAGGTATGATGATAGCTGATCAAATAGAACAGAATTTGCCGCTCACAATAGATACAACATTAACTGAAGCAGAGGCAGAAGAGGCGCTTCAAGAACGTACGATTCAAATGATCGTTCACATCCCTAATGACTTTACAGAAAAATTAAGCTCAGATGAAAAAGCAGAGATTACTTATTCAATCAACCAAGCCTCAGCCACAGTGGGTAAGCAAGCTCTAGAGCAAATAGCGACAAAACTCACAACCACCATCAATGAACAGGTTGCTGCACAACAACTAGCAATGGGTGGAGAACAATTTGTTAGTCAACTTAGCGACAGCGGTCTACCAGAGCAAGCAGTTACAACAATTCAAGAGCAACTATCAGCTACACTAGATCAAGTTGATCTTGCACCAATTACTGCAGATATTAACCGTGTAAATGAAACAGAAGGTTTTGCCGCAACGATGATTCCAATGATGCTTGTACTTGCTTCATTTGTGGGATCGATGACCATGAATATGCAAATTCAAGTTTCTGTAATGGGACTTGCACGTAAAGGCTTAAATAAATGGAGTGTGTTCTGGTCACGTCAGCTACTTAATGTACTTGTTAGTGCAGGACTTGCCTTTTTAACGTATGGCTTAATTGCCATTTTTGATATTAGTGTGACACTACCATTTTGGACAGTATGGTTCTATCAGTTCCTAGTCTTCCTATCGTTCCTACTAGTCTCGCAAACATTTTTAATTTTACTTGGTCCGGCAGGAATGATGGGCAATATTGTATTGCTTTCCATGCAACTCGTTACATCAGGAGTAATCGTACCAGTGGCGATGCTCTCACCATTTTATCAAACAATCTCAAGCATACTGCCGGCAACGTACGCGGCAGATGGATACTTTACTGTGATCTTTGGAGGTACAGGAGTGACGCAGGAATTCCTACCACTTCTAATGATTATGGCCGTAGTTCTGATCATTAGTGTTGGACGCGTAGCCTTACAAAAGCATCCCGAGCATCAAAAGGCTCTTATTCAACCTTCTAAATAA
- a CDS encoding MmcQ/YjbR family DNA-binding protein, with protein sequence MNKKTLHDICLTLPVATHDYQPDWQADRYFIGGKMFALMGEKPMIILKCDPIRAEELREQYEGITAGYHMNKTHWNSVYFDSDVDEGMTQALIEHSYELVLSKLPKKVQKQINGE encoded by the coding sequence TTGAACAAAAAAACATTGCACGACATCTGCTTGACTTTGCCTGTAGCCACTCATGATTATCAACCAGATTGGCAGGCAGACCGCTATTTTATCGGTGGAAAAATGTTTGCCTTAATGGGCGAAAAACCAATGATTATCTTAAAATGTGATCCCATACGTGCTGAAGAACTGCGTGAGCAATACGAAGGCATCACAGCCGGTTATCATATGAACAAAACCCACTGGAACTCGGTCTATTTTGACTCAGACGTAGATGAAGGCATGACTCAAGCATTAATTGAGCATTCCTATGAGCTTGTACTGAGTAAGTTGCCGAAGAAAGTGCAGAAGCAGATAAACGGGGAATGA
- a CDS encoding ABC transporter ATP-binding protein — protein MKPTHTFQTDQIVAGYDQKTILHAIDVVIPSHKINVIIGANACGKSTLLKTMARLIKPTAGTVSLDGKSISKIPPKQLARVLGILPQSPTVPEGISVADLVGRGRFPHQSILSGWTKKDYEAVAEAMEIMDITHLANRSIDELSGGQRQRVWIAMALAQQTDILFLDEPTTFLDITYQVEILDLLTDLNKKHGTTIVMVLHDINLTARYADHIFALREGKLIAEGDPANVITSDLIQEIFGLDCTVIPDPVSHSPLVVPRGRYHVKDS, from the coding sequence ATGAAACCAACTCATACATTTCAAACGGATCAAATCGTAGCAGGTTATGATCAAAAGACAATCCTTCATGCCATTGATGTTGTGATTCCTAGTCATAAAATCAACGTAATCATTGGAGCCAACGCCTGTGGAAAGTCAACTCTGCTTAAAACGATGGCAAGACTTATCAAACCCACAGCAGGAACCGTTTCACTTGATGGAAAATCCATCTCAAAAATTCCACCTAAACAACTGGCTCGAGTCTTAGGAATCTTGCCGCAGTCTCCAACTGTACCAGAAGGCATATCCGTTGCTGACTTAGTTGGACGAGGCCGATTCCCACACCAGTCTATACTTAGCGGGTGGACAAAAAAAGATTATGAAGCTGTTGCTGAAGCAATGGAGATCATGGATATTACACATCTTGCCAACCGTAGCATCGATGAGCTCTCTGGTGGACAAAGACAACGTGTATGGATCGCCATGGCGCTCGCGCAACAAACCGATATCCTATTCTTAGATGAACCAACAACATTTTTGGATATCACCTATCAAGTAGAGATACTGGATTTGCTTACAGACTTAAATAAAAAGCACGGAACAACAATTGTCATGGTCCTTCATGACATCAATTTAACCGCTCGTTACGCAGACCATATCTTTGCCCTACGTGAAGGAAAGCTAATCGCAGAAGGAGATCCTGCCAATGTGATCACAAGCGATCTAATTCAAGAAATTTTTGGACTTGATTGCACAGTGATTCCAGATCCCGTCTCTCATTCCCCACTCGTTGTCCCAAGAGGACGATATCATGTGAAGGATTCATAA
- a CDS encoding OsmC family protein produces MAQHSFHLKANWPGLRNDVGDIESGNLITKISIPPEMDGPGVGTNPDEMLLGAAATCYIITLAAMMERSKLEKTGLTMTSEGIVDVTKGVITYKKIIHRPEIVLKEDASEKDIELAKKLAEKAESSCMISRAIQGNVEVELEAKVIS; encoded by the coding sequence ATGGCACAACACAGCTTTCACCTTAAAGCAAACTGGCCAGGCTTACGAAACGATGTAGGTGATATTGAATCAGGCAATCTCATCACAAAAATCTCCATCCCACCAGAAATGGACGGACCTGGTGTTGGAACAAACCCCGACGAAATGCTGCTTGGAGCCGCAGCCACCTGCTATATTATCACTCTCGCAGCCATGATGGAGCGTAGTAAATTAGAGAAAACTGGTCTGACAATGACATCAGAGGGCATTGTAGATGTCACAAAAGGTGTGATTACCTACAAAAAGATCATCCACCGTCCTGAGATTGTCTTGAAAGAAGACGCCTCTGAAAAAGATATTGAGCTTGCAAAGAAACTCGCGGAAAAGGCAGAGTCATCTTGTATGATAAGCAGAGCGATTCAAGGGAATGTAGAAGTTGAGCTTGAGGCGAAGGTTATATCATAA
- a CDS encoding FecCD family ABC transporter permease, translating into MRQTTIENIAAGRRERRRRWIIVNSLLLVLACMLCIGMLMMGNTIYPPGDVIRVLMGESVDGANFAVNTIRLPRMLAGLFAGIAFGIAGNTFQTMLRNPLANPDILGITAGSSVAALFCILILRTSNTTISIAAVIAALVTVVIIYVLSKGRSFSVGRLILVGIGVQAMLGAMISYLLLIGAQQDIATAFRWLSGSLNGSQMNAIIPLMISVVVCAPIVMILGKHLSILELGEESASSLGLNTDRTRILLILSSVAMIAIATATTGPIAFVAFLSGPIAKRLVGAGYSNVIPAGLVGLNLVLAADLIGQFAFEVRFPVGIITGILGAPYLLYLLIRMNRKGSL; encoded by the coding sequence ATGAGACAAACGACAATTGAAAACATAGCAGCAGGCAGGCGTGAACGACGTCGCCGATGGATCATTGTTAATAGCCTACTTTTAGTACTCGCTTGTATGCTTTGTATTGGCATGCTGATGATGGGTAATACAATTTATCCACCTGGTGATGTGATTCGCGTGTTAATGGGTGAATCCGTAGACGGAGCCAATTTTGCCGTAAACACAATTCGTCTACCAAGAATGCTTGCAGGTCTTTTTGCAGGAATAGCATTTGGAATTGCCGGGAACACCTTTCAAACGATGCTACGTAACCCACTTGCTAATCCTGACATACTTGGTATTACTGCAGGTTCTAGTGTAGCAGCTTTATTTTGTATCCTTATTTTACGAACAAGTAATACAACAATCTCCATAGCTGCCGTCATTGCAGCACTTGTGACAGTGGTTATTATTTATGTATTATCTAAAGGTAGATCCTTTTCAGTTGGTCGACTTATTTTGGTTGGTATTGGTGTACAAGCTATGTTAGGTGCCATGATTTCCTACCTTCTATTAATAGGTGCACAGCAAGATATTGCGACTGCATTTAGATGGCTTAGTGGCAGTTTAAATGGTTCCCAAATGAATGCTATAATACCACTTATGATTTCGGTAGTAGTCTGTGCTCCAATCGTTATGATACTCGGAAAACATCTCAGTATTCTGGAACTTGGTGAAGAGTCTGCCTCATCACTTGGATTAAATACCGATCGAACAAGGATCCTACTTATTCTAAGTTCCGTTGCCATGATCGCGATTGCGACAGCAACAACAGGACCGATTGCATTTGTCGCTTTCCTTTCTGGACCAATCGCCAAACGTTTGGTAGGAGCTGGGTATTCTAATGTAATTCCTGCTGGACTTGTAGGATTAAATCTCGTTTTAGCAGCTGATTTGATCGGACAATTTGCGTTTGAAGTCCGGTTTCCCGTTGGGATTATCACCGGAATACTCGGAGCACCTTACTTGCTCTACTTACTCATCCGCATGAATCGAAAGGGAAGTTTATAA
- a CDS encoding TetR/AcrR family transcriptional regulator — MSAKEKTKQRILSAALELLKEHGYQGTTTRLIAETAGCNEVTLFRHFGNKQTILEKVVEGQTFGPSLKETIDHAIIWDLEKDLFKIAHGYLQFMRSIEDFVMLGFKEFYKVEELNDQISRGPKEFKLYLTSYFEEMQKRNLIISTDCETLALNFIWINFGYFISKARFGDRVTTMPDETFLRESVQLFVRGVTP; from the coding sequence ATGTCGGCAAAGGAAAAGACAAAGCAACGTATTCTCAGCGCTGCACTTGAGCTTTTGAAGGAACATGGTTACCAGGGAACAACCACTCGATTAATAGCTGAAACAGCAGGCTGTAATGAAGTGACGCTGTTCCGGCATTTTGGTAATAAGCAGACCATTCTCGAAAAAGTTGTTGAGGGTCAAACGTTTGGGCCAAGTTTAAAAGAAACCATTGATCACGCAATTATTTGGGATTTGGAGAAGGATCTTTTTAAGATTGCCCATGGGTATCTTCAATTCATGCGTAGTATCGAGGATTTTGTGATGCTTGGATTCAAAGAGTTTTACAAGGTTGAGGAGCTAAATGATCAGATCTCACGCGGTCCAAAAGAGTTTAAGCTTTATTTGACAAGCTACTTTGAAGAAATGCAGAAACGCAATTTGATCATCTCTACGGATTGCGAGACCTTGGCGCTTAATTTTATTTGGATTAACTTTGGCTACTTTATTTCCAAAGCTAGGTTTGGAGATCGAGTAACAACGATGCCAGATGAAACCTTTTTAAGAGAAAGTGTTCAGCTGTTTGTACGGGGCGTCACCCCCTAA
- a CDS encoding macrolide 2'-phosphotransferase has protein sequence MSLSKNEVIQLATEHGLPIKESSLIMNESGLDFQAVFAEDQEGYEWVLRIPRREDVIARTKPEKLALDVVNEQVIAFQAPRWEIYTDELIAYKKLNGVPLGTIDHEIMNYVWEVEVEDIPDRFHHTLARVLVELHSVDVERARAVGLTTHTPEEAQQSMRARMRAVKEKLGVGDALWERWQIWVENDEMWPKQTGFIHGDIHPGHILIDHACNVTGLIDWTEAQVTDVSSDFVAHYKVFGEAGLEMLIQAYEEAGGYVWSKMKEHIIELEAAYPVAIAEFALISGSEEYLEMVKETLQVKTDSK, from the coding sequence ATGAGTCTATCAAAAAATGAAGTCATTCAGTTAGCAACCGAGCATGGGTTGCCAATAAAAGAAAGTTCCTTAATCATGAATGAGTCAGGATTAGATTTTCAAGCGGTATTTGCAGAGGATCAAGAAGGTTATGAATGGGTACTGCGGATTCCAAGACGTGAGGATGTAATCGCTCGGACTAAGCCTGAGAAGTTGGCGCTCGATGTGGTGAATGAGCAGGTGATTGCCTTTCAAGCTCCGAGGTGGGAGATTTATACGGATGAATTAATTGCGTATAAGAAGTTAAACGGAGTTCCACTTGGCACAATTGATCATGAGATCATGAACTATGTATGGGAGGTTGAGGTTGAAGATATTCCCGATCGATTCCATCATACATTAGCAAGAGTGTTGGTTGAGTTACACTCTGTAGATGTAGAAAGAGCAAGAGCGGTTGGTCTAACCACTCATACGCCAGAAGAAGCTCAGCAATCAATGAGAGCACGAATGCGAGCTGTAAAAGAAAAGCTAGGTGTAGGAGATGCTCTATGGGAACGTTGGCAGATCTGGGTAGAAAATGATGAGATGTGGCCAAAGCAAACTGGATTCATTCATGGAGATATACACCCTGGCCACATCTTAATAGATCATGCATGTAACGTAACTGGACTAATCGATTGGACCGAAGCTCAAGTGACGGATGTATCGAGTGATTTTGTTGCTCACTACAAGGTGTTTGGAGAAGCAGGTCTTGAGATGCTTATCCAAGCCTATGAGGAAGCAGGAGGGTACGTCTGGTCAAAAATGAAAGAGCATATTATTGAGTTGGAAGCAGCCTATCCGGTTGCGATAGCTGAGTTTGCACTGATTTCAGGAAGCGAAGAGTACTTAGAGATGGTGAAAGAGACGTTACAAGTTAAAACGGATAGCAAGTAA
- a CDS encoding FecCD family ABC transporter permease, whose amino-acid sequence MRNKKLIKNRTLNAHLPKQFWKVLILSFVMLLTCIIASLAFGSRIVTKDELLAGLFFSDVESYGASVVRERIPRTIFSLFCGAALGVSGALMQAVTRNPIADPSILGVNTGAALFVVGGLAFFNISTAGQYIWFAITGAMITAVFVYGIGSMGRSGPTPLKLVLAGAATSAALSSLVSAIMLPRSYVMDQFRFWQVGSLGSANWNGITTFLPFLIIGVILAIMTAPALNALALGDEVATGQGVRTGVLRLVAAFAGVILCGAATALAGPIGFIGLLSTHLMRLLLGPDLRYVIPMSALSGAAILTISDVSGRLIGSPGELEAGVLTAFLGAPILIYLATRMKVRSL is encoded by the coding sequence CTGAGGAATAAAAAATTGATTAAGAATAGAACATTAAACGCGCATCTTCCAAAACAATTTTGGAAGGTGCTCATTCTTTCTTTTGTCATGCTACTAACCTGTATTATCGCATCACTTGCATTTGGTTCTAGAATTGTAACAAAGGACGAACTGTTAGCTGGTTTGTTTTTTTCTGATGTTGAATCATATGGTGCAAGTGTTGTTCGTGAGAGAATTCCACGAACTATTTTTAGTTTATTTTGTGGGGCTGCACTAGGTGTATCTGGTGCATTGATGCAAGCCGTTACGAGAAACCCCATTGCTGACCCGAGTATTCTAGGAGTGAACACTGGCGCTGCCTTATTTGTTGTTGGTGGACTTGCCTTCTTTAACATTAGTACAGCAGGTCAATACATATGGTTTGCCATTACTGGTGCAATGATTACCGCGGTATTTGTTTATGGTATCGGTTCTATGGGACGTTCTGGTCCAACGCCTCTTAAACTTGTGCTAGCTGGTGCTGCAACAAGTGCAGCTTTATCTTCCTTAGTTAGTGCAATTATGCTACCAAGGTCATATGTCATGGATCAATTTAGATTTTGGCAAGTAGGTAGTCTGGGCTCTGCTAATTGGAATGGAATTACAACATTTCTTCCTTTTCTAATCATAGGAGTCATATTGGCTATTATGACTGCGCCGGCTCTTAATGCCTTAGCACTAGGAGATGAAGTGGCGACCGGACAAGGTGTACGCACTGGTGTACTAAGACTGGTGGCAGCCTTTGCAGGAGTCATACTCTGTGGAGCTGCCACTGCACTTGCCGGTCCTATAGGTTTTATTGGTTTATTATCTACCCATTTAATGAGGCTTTTACTCGGACCAGACTTACGTTACGTGATTCCAATGTCTGCCCTATCAGGTGCTGCGATCCTGACCATATCAGATGTTAGCGGCCGATTAATTGGTAGTCCTGGAGAGCTTGAAGCAGGAGTTCTAACTGCATTTTTAGGAGCTCCAATCTTAATCTACTTAGCGACAAGAATGAAAGTGCGATCATTATGA
- a CDS encoding iron-siderophore ABC transporter substrate-binding protein: MTLKKTISFKWLLGSAALAVALTGCASGSSDNDESEQTETNDTETASGETSSEYPIVIEHAFGETTLDEKPERVATIQWGNQDVALALDVVPVGFSAANFGIVDDRGLLPWTAEKVEELGESDPNVYQDTDGLDFEAIADSNPDVILSAYSGISQEDYDLLSEIAPVVPYPVSPWTTTWREQITLNAAGMGMEAEGDQLVEDTENLIEEKAAEHPEIEGKNVLWVNFSANDLSQLHLYTPVDTRVSFLQELGLVFPEAISDMIDDDTAYSLNLSAENADALNEADIIVGYGDDALLEALQNDSRLGQIDAIKNGAVVFIDGNSDIGAAGTPNPLSIAYTIDEYLDLIGEAIDKSEE, from the coding sequence ATGACTTTAAAGAAGACGATTTCATTTAAATGGTTACTTGGCTCGGCTGCACTTGCAGTTGCTCTGACTGGATGTGCAAGCGGTTCTTCAGATAATGATGAATCAGAACAAACAGAAACAAATGATACAGAAACAGCATCAGGAGAAACAAGCTCTGAGTATCCAATTGTGATTGAACATGCATTTGGGGAAACGACTCTTGATGAAAAACCTGAACGAGTGGCTACAATTCAATGGGGAAATCAGGATGTTGCACTAGCTCTTGATGTTGTACCTGTTGGGTTCTCTGCAGCGAATTTTGGAATTGTTGATGATCGCGGTCTACTTCCATGGACAGCTGAAAAAGTAGAAGAGCTAGGTGAATCAGATCCTAATGTGTATCAAGATACAGATGGTCTTGATTTTGAAGCGATTGCTGATTCTAATCCTGATGTTATCCTTTCAGCTTACTCTGGTATCTCTCAAGAAGATTATGATCTTTTAAGTGAAATTGCTCCTGTTGTGCCTTATCCAGTATCTCCATGGACAACAACATGGCGTGAACAGATTACATTGAATGCTGCTGGTATGGGAATGGAAGCTGAAGGTGATCAGCTTGTAGAAGATACAGAGAACCTAATAGAAGAAAAAGCTGCAGAACACCCTGAAATCGAAGGCAAAAATGTATTATGGGTAAACTTCTCGGCAAATGATCTTTCTCAATTACACCTTTACACACCTGTTGATACACGTGTTTCCTTTTTACAGGAGCTTGGTCTCGTTTTCCCTGAAGCCATTTCAGATATGATTGACGATGATACAGCTTACTCATTAAACTTAAGTGCTGAAAATGCAGATGCTCTAAACGAAGCCGATATCATTGTTGGCTATGGTGACGATGCACTCCTTGAAGCGCTACAAAACGATTCTCGTCTTGGCCAAATCGACGCTATTAAAAATGGCGCAGTTGTGTTTATTGATGGAAACTCAGATATTGGCGCAGCTGGAACACCAAACCCTCTTTCAATCGCTTATACAATCGATGAATACTTAGATTTAATTGGAGAAGCGATCGACAAGTCTGAGGAATAA